From a single Scomber japonicus isolate fScoJap1 chromosome 12, fScoJap1.pri, whole genome shotgun sequence genomic region:
- the thpo gene encoding thrombopoietin isoform X1, which translates to MALSRLLLLCMVASEMWDAETKPIDFVCNRAARRAMNIVAELQSALKDCNDSMTLSTPVQLPCTELHVASWESKSHQERRGDISASLRLLIEGVKVMRALGQPGCGALLLQRLEHNINNYLLILTHLQLSQGPVENPELSCVPGSTKSLSTVLLNYNRLISGKLERFMIKLEDRCTPL; encoded by the exons ATGGCTTTAAGCA GACTGCTCCTGCTCTGTATGGTAGCCTCTGAGATGTGGGATGCCGAGACCAAGCCCATAGACTTTGTGTGTAATAGAGCTGCCAGGAGGGCTATGAATATTGTGGCAGAGCTGCAGAGTGCACTG AAAGACTGTAATGACTCAATGACCCTCTCCACACCAGTTCAGCTACCCTGCACCGAGCTTCACGTAGCATCTTGGGAAAGCAAATCT CAccaggagagaagaggagacatAAGTGCATCCTTGAGGCTTCTTATTGAAGGTGTGAAGGTTATGAGGGCTCTCGGTCAGCCAGGATGTGGTGCTTTGCTGCTGCAGAGACTGGAGCACAACATCAACAACTACCTGCTCATTCTCACACACCTTCAGCTGAGT CAGGGGCCTGTAGAGAACCCAGAATTGTCTTGTGTTCCTGGAAGCACCAAGAGTCTCAGCACAGTCCTGTTGAACTACAACCGTCTGATCTCAGGCAAACTGGAGCGGTTCATGATTAAGCTGGAAGACAGATGCACTCCCCTGTGA
- the thpo gene encoding thrombopoietin isoform X2 has translation MALSRLLLLCMVASEMWDAETKPIDFVCNRAARRAMNIVAELQSALKDCNDSMTLSTPVQLPCTELHVASWESKSHQERRGDISASLRLLIEGVKVMRALGQPGCGALLLQRLEHNINNYLLILTHLQLSGPVENPELSCVPGSTKSLSTVLLNYNRLISGKLERFMIKLEDRCTPL, from the exons ATGGCTTTAAGCA GACTGCTCCTGCTCTGTATGGTAGCCTCTGAGATGTGGGATGCCGAGACCAAGCCCATAGACTTTGTGTGTAATAGAGCTGCCAGGAGGGCTATGAATATTGTGGCAGAGCTGCAGAGTGCACTG AAAGACTGTAATGACTCAATGACCCTCTCCACACCAGTTCAGCTACCCTGCACCGAGCTTCACGTAGCATCTTGGGAAAGCAAATCT CAccaggagagaagaggagacatAAGTGCATCCTTGAGGCTTCTTATTGAAGGTGTGAAGGTTATGAGGGCTCTCGGTCAGCCAGGATGTGGTGCTTTGCTGCTGCAGAGACTGGAGCACAACATCAACAACTACCTGCTCATTCTCACACACCTTCAGCTGAGT GGGCCTGTAGAGAACCCAGAATTGTCTTGTGTTCCTGGAAGCACCAAGAGTCTCAGCACAGTCCTGTTGAACTACAACCGTCTGATCTCAGGCAAACTGGAGCGGTTCATGATTAAGCTGGAAGACAGATGCACTCCCCTGTGA
- the LOC128368971 gene encoding solute carrier family 12 member 9-like — MTEKSPLLNYRLSFSTGSQPKNVPKPSRDKGGRDGKTTRKLGVVFGVVIPTLLSMFSVVVFLRIGFVVGHAGFYESIAMFLVAYLIITMTVLSVCAISTNGALDAGGAYYMISRALGPEFGGSIGIMFFLANVCGSALYVLGLVEAIISTFGVPEVGAAVIAGPYQVLPSGYWWSLLYGTGLLLLCFIVCLVGASIYAKATFIIVIIVTTVLASIFISFFIMGPRVVILSGTSVLNSTGLTNASYTGLRLHTLKGNLLPNYTVDYTTHAMMSFATVFAVMFNGCTGIMAGSNMSGDLKNPSYSIPRGTLAAVLITFVTYNLLSLLVASSCERHLLQRDYSFLRDINIWPPMVTIGIYSSTVSAAMSNLIGASRILYALSKDDLFGGVLALARKTSRSGNPWASVLISWLFVQVVLFTGKLNTIAGIVTIFFLMVYAAVNLACLALEWASAPNFRPSFRCFTWHTCTLGILGCLVMMFLINAIYAFASIAFMLLLLMLIHYLGPISNWGYISQALIFHQVRKYLLMLDVRKDHVKFWRPQVLLMVANPRSCVGLMTFINDLKKSGLYVLGHVKLGLLDGLPSDPLQSHYNSWLSLVDHLNIKSFVNLTLAASVRHGVQNLLFITGFGGMRPNTLVLGFYDDCTPQDHLQGKILSSSSLGLDADCPTPDPSEQQSPFFPSVRDVGEARDFQEEEYVSVIADAVKMGKNVALARYFNQFNREEALSSGRKIGAHRSRTGPFVDVWPLNLLQPDNHGYVDVCSLFLLQLTGVLHETRAWNQARLRLFLCVEAGCSLQEEEQTKLRVMLKELRISAQVQMVLWDKVVALHWRRRGSEREERSAQDEERREKQEVEDAEKEEVTQKFPNNAAQLTDEYICAVNNLIRQHGAPQPAVRFLYLPRPPADTSRYRAYLHQLDLLSQDLGPTLLIHGVTPVVTTHL, encoded by the exons ATGACAGAAAAGTCTCCTCTCTTAAATTATCGACTCTCCTTCAGCACCGGTTCACAGCCGAAAAATGTACCCAAACCCAGCCGAGATAAGGGGGGCAGAGACGGCAAAACCACCCGAAAGCTCGGAGTGGTTTTTGGAGTTGTTATCCCAACTTTACTGTCCATGTTTAGCGTCGTTGTGTTCCTGCGAATCG GATTTGTTGTGGGTCACGCAGGGTTCTACGAGTCCATCGCCATGTTCCTGGTGGCCTACTTAATCATCACCATGACCGTCCTTTCTGTCTGTGCCATTTCTACCAATGGGGCTTTAGACGCTGGAGGGGCCTACT ATATGATCAGTCGAGCCCTGGGTCCAGAGTTTGGTGGCAGCATTGGCATCATGTTTTTCTTGGCCAATGTGTGCGGCAGTGCGCTCTATGTTTTGGGCCTGGTTGAAGCTATCATATCTACCTTTGGAGTTCCAGAAG TGGGTGCAGCTGTGATTGCAGGTCCCTATCAGGTGTTGCCTTCAGGATACTGGTGGTCTCTGCTTTATGGCACTGGTCTGCTCCTCCTGTGTTTCATTGTCTGCTTG GTAGGAGCCAGTATCTATGCCAAAGCCACtttcatcatcgtcatcatagTCACAACTGTCCTGGCTTccattttcatcagtttttttattatggGGCCAAGGGTGGTGATTCTGTCAGGTACTTCTGTTCTCAATAGTACTGGCCTGACCAATGCCAGTTATACTGGCCTCCGACTCCATACCCTGAAGGGAAACCTCTTGC CCAATTACACAGTAGACTACACCACTCATGCCATGATGAGTTTTGCCACAGTTTTTGCTGTCATGTTCAATGGCTGCACCGGAATCATGGCAGGCTCCAACATGTCAG GTGACCTGAAAAACCCCAGCTATTCCATACCAAGAGGAACCCTGGCAGCTGTTCTTATAACTTTTGTCACATACAATCTGCTAAGTCTGCTGGTTGCGTCGTCCTGTGAACg TCACCTTCTCCAAAGAGATTACAGTTTCCTGCGAGATATCAATATATGGCCGCCCATGGTGACAATCGGCATTTACTCCTCTACCGTGTCTGCTGCCATGAGTAATCTGATAGGAGCTTCCAGGATCCTGTATGCCCTGTCCAAAGACGACCTGTTTG GTGGTGTCCTGGCTCTGGCAAGGAAAACATCTCGTAGTGGGAACCCCTGGGCCTCAGTGCTCATCTCCTGGTTGTTTGTGCAG GTGGTGCTGTTTACTGGGAAATTGAACACTATTGCCGGTATTGTAACTATCTTCTTCTTGATGGTGTATGCTGCTGTAAACCTGGCCTGCTTGGCTCTAGAATGGGCCTCTGCACCAAACTTCAG aCCCTCATTTCGTTGTTTTACATGGCACACCTGCACACTCGGCATTCTTGGCTGCCTGGTCATGATGTTCCTGATCAATGCCATATATGCTTTTGCCAGCATAGCATTTATGTTGCTACTCTTGATGTTAATCCACTACCTTGGTCCCATTAGCAACTGGGGCTACATCAGCCAGGCTCTCATCTTccatcag GTACGGAAGTACCTCTTGATGTTGGATGTACGCAAGGACCATGTAAAGTTCTGGAGGCCGCAGGTGCTGCTGATGGTGGCAAACCCTCGCAGCTGTGTAGGTCTAATGACTTTCATTAATGACCTGAAGAAGAGTGGCCTTTATGTACTGGGACATGTAAAACTTGGTTTACTAG ATGGGTTGCCATCTGATCCTTTGCAGAGCCATTATAACTCCTGGCTTTCTTTGGTGGACCATCTAAATATAAAGTCTTTTGTTAACCTTACCCTGGCCGCCTCTGTGCGTCACGGAGTTCAGAATCTGCTTTTCATCACAGGCTTTG GCGGAATGAGGCCAAATACTCTAGTCTTGGGTTTCTATGATGACTGCACCCCTCAAGACCACCTACAAGGCAAAATTCTGTCATCTTCAAGTCTTGGCTTGGATGCAGACTGTCCAACCCCAGACCCCAGTGAACAACAGTCCCCCTTTTTCCCCAGTGTGCGGGATGTTGGGGAAGCCAGAGACTTTCAAGAAGAGGAATATGTGTCAGTAATTGCTGATGCTGTAAAAATGGGGAAGAATGTGGCACTGGCCCGTTACTTCAACCAGTTCAACCGGGAAGAAGCCCTAAGTTCAGGAAGAAAGATTGGGGCCCATCGAAGCAGGACTGGGCCATTTGTTGATGTGTGGCCTCTGAATCTGCTTCAACCTGACAACCATGGCTATGTTGATGTCTGTTCACTGTTCCTGCTGCAGCTGACTGGTGTGCTTCATGAAACCAGGGCCTGGAACCAGGCAAGACTACGCCTGTTCCTGTGTGTGGAGGCTGGTTGCAGTCTGCAAGAAGAGGAGCAGACAAAGCTCCGGGTGATGTTAAAGGAGCTGAGGATCTCAGCTCAGGTGCAGATGGTACTTTGGGACAAGGTGGTGGCATTGCACTGGCGGAGACGAGGAAGTGAAAGGGAAGAACGGTCTGCACaggatgaagagaggagggagaaacaaGAGGTGGAGGATGCTGAAAAGGAAGAAGTTACACAAAAGTTCCCTAACAATGCTGCTCAGCTGACAGATGAATATATCTGTGCAGTCAACAATCTGATTCGCCAACATGGAGCCCCGCAGCCTGCTGTGCGTTTCCTGTATTTGCCACGCCCACCAGCAGACACAAGCCGTTACCGTGCCTACCTGCACCAGCTGGACTTGTTGAGTCAAGACCTGGGTCCAACATTGCTTATTCATGGAGTCACTCCTGTGGTCACGACTCACCTTTAG
- the thpo gene encoding thrombopoietin isoform X3, with translation MVASEMWDAETKPIDFVCNRAARRAMNIVAELQSALKDCNDSMTLSTPVQLPCTELHVASWESKSHQERRGDISASLRLLIEGVKVMRALGQPGCGALLLQRLEHNINNYLLILTHLQLSQGPVENPELSCVPGSTKSLSTVLLNYNRLISGKLERFMIKLEDRCTPL, from the exons ATGGTAGCCTCTGAGATGTGGGATGCCGAGACCAAGCCCATAGACTTTGTGTGTAATAGAGCTGCCAGGAGGGCTATGAATATTGTGGCAGAGCTGCAGAGTGCACTG AAAGACTGTAATGACTCAATGACCCTCTCCACACCAGTTCAGCTACCCTGCACCGAGCTTCACGTAGCATCTTGGGAAAGCAAATCT CAccaggagagaagaggagacatAAGTGCATCCTTGAGGCTTCTTATTGAAGGTGTGAAGGTTATGAGGGCTCTCGGTCAGCCAGGATGTGGTGCTTTGCTGCTGCAGAGACTGGAGCACAACATCAACAACTACCTGCTCATTCTCACACACCTTCAGCTGAGT CAGGGGCCTGTAGAGAACCCAGAATTGTCTTGTGTTCCTGGAAGCACCAAGAGTCTCAGCACAGTCCTGTTGAACTACAACCGTCTGATCTCAGGCAAACTGGAGCGGTTCATGATTAAGCTGGAAGACAGATGCACTCCCCTGTGA